From the Scomber scombrus chromosome 22, fScoSco1.1, whole genome shotgun sequence genome, the window TTATTTGTTAAGTATGAGAGTGAAAGTCTCAGGTTTCAGCCAATGCAATGTCCTGCTcatatgaataaatgtgtgtatgtatattatgGCTGTGTGATCTACATCAGGCAGGCTGCAGGCTGTCAGGGTCCATTGCACAAAAGCATGATGGCCTGGTGGGAAAACTGTCCAGGAGACTGCTGATTCAGGCTTCGAGGCTACCATACTGTAACAGTCCATGGCCGGGGAGGCAAggtttttcttctgtcctcatttataaaaagtcagaattccACTACAGCTGGGCCACGATGTATCAAATGCATATTATAAGCAATCCCTGTAATCCTATAATACTGCAAGATTGCCCGAGTGTAAGatttcctgtctgtcatttACAAAAGACTGACccatcagtgactctgcaggaATTCCATTTGAAGCACTTAAAATACTTGACAACACATAAAAAATTGAAGTTGGGCAACCACAGCTGCCTACATGGTGCAGAATCAAATGTCAAGTGTAGTGGTTTAGAGTGCAGGAAGTTAATGGAATTAATGCAAAGGAAGATAGTGTAATCATGCTAGTATAAATATGTGAGATAAGGGACTTTCAGAACCACAGCTAGACAAAAAGGCGTCAGAAGGAAACCAGAATGACGGAGGCAGTCATTTTTAAGAATGACACAGGATACCGATTGTTGATGTTTTTGGCCATGTGTGGGCATTAACATAAAAGCAGAAGCATTTAGGAtcaatgaagtgtgtgtgtgtgtgtgtgtgtgtgtgtgtctgtgtgtgtgtgtgtgtgtgtgatcgtgTCCTTACCCCAGCTACTGTGAGAATGTGATGGATGTTCTTGGTGATGATGAGCGAGCTCCTGGCACGAGTTACCGCCACATACAGCAAGTTCCACTCATCGTCTTCAAATTTATCTAAGCAAGAAAGAAACATATACATAAGAACTAAACATGTTTCCCAGAGGAACTATCAACagtaaaaatattcaatattttgtcGCTTGCATTCTAAGCTAGCTACTCAAGAACCAACGGACCGGAAGGcgtatgtatatactgtacagtaggtATACAGGTAGAGGTTACGATAAGAATCTCTTCCTAAAAGGTCAaattaaaagcaattaaaagaAAGGTTTGTCTACTCAAACGCACCGAATGCGAAGGTGGGATGGTGGTGCAGCTCATGTCTGGGAGACGGAATCTTGGCAAAGTCATCGGAGACCATCACAGTGTCGAACTCAAGACCTTTCGCCTTGTGAACCGTTCCCAGGATGAAGTCTTGGATTTGGCAAGAGTGAGTGGAGCATACAAGagaaataaattacatattaatgcaaaataataagagatttctcaaaaaaaaaacctgatgcagatattaaactatatacaactctctctctctatatatatatatatattttaaaaaaaaaaacataattacaaaAGTAAGTCAGTAAAGCTTTATATATAGAACTTGTTGAAACACAGTGACATAgtgctttacacacacatacacaattcaAACAAATAGATTAATAAAATAGTGTGATTTACAATAGAAAACAGAccaaactgaaaaacaacagcacatgAAACAGGAAGGCTTGCTGATATAAatagaaagaaacagacaaaagaaaccaaccagatgatttattttacttttatagtTAGTCTAGTTCACAATTTCCTGTTTATCTCCTCttaagaaaataaacaggaaCCCATTAATGGCAGATATGAGAGGGTCAGAGTGACACATGATAATATCAGTTCAAACTTTCATTTCACTTGAAACTGAATGTGTCACTTGGGTTTTAAAGGAAGTGGTTCCCACTTCCTTTAAAGTCtctgtaaatacatttaaaaagaaaaaccacaATGAAGTTAAAACTgtactgtttatatttttgatgtCTTGACACTTTTTAACCACGTGTGAGTTAATGTTTTAGTCTTCTTGATTAAGACCTGTAATAAGGGCCTCATTTCTTTTTAAGGTTGCTCAGATTGACTCTCTGAAGATACACGATGTTCAAGTGCattttacatgtgtgtatgtgtgtgtgtgtgtgtgtgtgtgcatacctgCGTTGTACATGTCACTTTCGAAGCATTTTTCCAGGCATGTCACCAGGTGCGGGATGCGACCTCTGTATCTTTCCACGGTGAGGAGTTTGCTCTCCAGCTCGTGATCCTCTGTCTGCTCGGCGTACTTCTTCAGGGCCATGAAGcgctgctcttttttttttgcgaaGGAGCGGATAAGTGGATCCTTGATGGCTGCAGCAGAGAAAATTCAGcaacaaatgtcaaaacggtcttttgttgttgttgttttttgtcttccGGTCGaccgtgcaacttttgtcctccagctctagtttgactgtttataaagcataaggtttAAATTAtgacccaattctgtgttagacctttttaggcaacttcattccaacttattaccacaggttttacacatatttttagaAATGAGGGTCAATATGCCTCATTGAAATACAATGATGTCTCATTTAGgagtttaaaaaaggagaaattatgaattattttaactaaatttaaggtccgaggaaaatatgttgatggattatcacaaACTGGTACGGTAAATGTCAAAGTTCAGTCATTatactgctttcaaatgttttaatggcGGCACATAATCacgcctgttgtcctcgggtaaattttgaactgaaaacaacaggagggttaaacaaataCATCACAAGCCAAATTTGTGCATTTATAGGAAtctcacattttatttgatagtgTGCTCCTTGCATCAGCCTCCAGATGTCCAGGATCCTGTTAAGGCCAATACCTTTGACACCCTGTAGGGAAAAAGTTAGACCTGTGAACCCTTATCAATCAATGTGCCAACATTTAGAAAGATTAAACATTTCCTCCCCAGCTTTAAATGCCTTCTCCTGCCctttaaaatgaacagagaaACAAAGTATACTTAAATATCAGACAATGATTTCTTTTCAACGGAGTCCCGAAGTGGCCAAACAGAGGCAAATAAAAGTATATATCAATGCCCACATTTTAATACACTACACATGAGATACAATTTGTTCCCACCTTAATGGTTAATTTATGGCACATGGGGTAagtgcatatatatatagacagcCAGTACAAAAGAACAGCCTCTCTCACAGAAGCATGAAGTGCAGTTCACCTGCTTCAAGTATCAGGTGTCAGAATGTGGCTGTCCATTGTTCCTAAATAGTTAGAATAGGAATATAGTATAATTAAAATAGGATGGGGAAGGAGAGGATGTAGAGTATGAAGTGCCggtatttaaaatgtacttgGAAAATAAAGAGATTCTGATTCTAATAACAGGATATTGAATGGATTTTTGGCCGATGGCCACTCCGGGACACcgtactttttcttttaacttgacacattttctcactaacaaaaaaaaaagaaaaaaagaaaagcagtggTTGAATGTAAAACATGCTTGCTACTACTTCttttgagatgtgtgtgtgtgtgtgtgtgtgtgtgtgtatacactcACTCCTACATAGTGGATGCGGCAGTTTGGGTTGACATCGGTCAGCTCAACTGCTTCGTTGAACATGCTGGCGTTGGTCCTCGATAAGACGGCCGTCTTCCCCGGGCAACGACTCACACCCGTCCGCAAAGCCATTTTAACCTGGTCTGCAGTCTCATCAGACACACTGCCTGTTGCAAACGGAGACATATCAatgaaataatgatgtaatattAACTTTCCAAGGAAGAAAATCATGCCTTTTTTAATGAACCTTATGGTAGAATATCACAGTATTTACCTTTCTGCTTCCCTCCTACTAGAATCTTCTGAACATTCTTGCACACTTTGAGGATGGTGGCACCAACAAAGGCGATCTCGGCACCGAACCGGAAGCTCTGGACAAAGACAAGAGAAACTTACGATTACTGTGAGAAATGTATACGGAATGAAGAAAAGGAATCTCTGTGTCTAAGTTTGTCCTTTGTGTATCTCTTTAAACTGCTCACTTAATATACTCCACGCTTAGAAAGGGAAGCACAGTGTAGAATTTGGTGTAATTTCTGACCCCATGTCCAGACAGAAAGTATTGTGTAAGCATATGAGCAATGTAATGTACATTGCTCATATGCCAGATGTGCTGTTGATCCTGCGTCTCCAACATTCTTGAAGTGCTCACAGCCTGTTATAAAATGAACTAAACATGTCAAAAATTTCCACTGGAAGTTCCAAACTAGTTGTCTCATGCGCTCAGAGAATGTGGTCATTGTGAAGTGAGACTACAAACAACAGCATAAATCTTTGGAGCAAACATACTCGCTCAAATCCAAACTGGAGGCACAGCAAACATCGATCTAAGAGCCCAATATGATCGAtccactttttttaaatgcaggacttttttttacttgaaattaGAAAAGAACATATAttttagggctgggcgatatggacataaatcaaatatcacaatattttagacaaaatacctcgatatcgatattacaacaatattgtagagatgactgtcgatgctttcacaaaatatttacactatctttgataaataatcatcagtaatgtggatatataTGAAAAAGTGGGtgaaaagtaaataacagaacagtctggtaagttcagaaaagtacatattttactgttatgCAGCATTTAGTGTATGAGGAAGCTGTTGTTTGGAGAATCCCTGCTTTGTTGTTTGGAATAAGAAGTTCACTGACCTTGACTGCTTCTATGCaaaggtttgtttgtgtgtgtgtgtgtatgtgtgtgtgtgtacctgtgtgagGTAGTAGATGTGCGTGTGGTCGACGATGTGCAAGGCGTTGACGGCTCCTTTGAAGGTGTAGATCTGCTGGTGGGGATCTCCGACCAGGATTTTCCCACATTGCTGAGACAGCATCACGTCCATAATGGctgagaaaagaggagagagaaagttgAACACAAATAATCAcagtaattatgtttttttacctGGAAAAATTGTACAGATCTGTATGACACACCTGGAGTACAGTCCTGAGCCTCGTCGATGAAAAGGACATCGAATTGGTCGGATAGACGGGGCTTTTGGAGCTGCCATAACTTAAGGTAACCTGGAACGAAAAGTTCCATTAAACACCTGAGGCATTCCTTCTGATAGAACACAATTATTGACATTCATTTCACCCCATTTCCTGTTAGCCGTACCATCGTGGGTCATGTAGAAGGCGTCGTTGTTGGTCTTGACGAATTCCTTCATTTTGTCCCAGATGTTCTCCGCGTCACGGACAAAATActataatttaaaaacagaagTTTACAAGACAGTTTAGcaacaagagggttaaaagAGCACAACAATTTCAGTTGATGGTCATTTCGTTGAACAACATCCATCAATAAAGACCCCAAGATTTGATCTATACTTAGGTTTGTGATTCATCTTTTATTCACCATAATTTAGTCTACAAGCCAGGGATTCGTCTTTGAAGTCAAAACCAAAGTAAATCCTGAGGCTGTGtgtcattatatacattattgtTCATACGGTACcggtttttcattttcaatgacGTCCTTGGTGGGGACATGACTAATGCTGATGGTATCGTCTGCCGAAGCCATGAATGTGTTGAGGGTTGTGGCTACGACTTTGGCCCTCCTGAAGCCGCCGCGGCCTTTAGGTAGGACTAGGTTGATGGCGAATGGCTTCAAGTTAGAGGTCAGCTTCCCAATCGACTGATAGCTGCACAGACAAGATCACAGAAGCATGAGAAGTGATGCGGTTTTACAATGGAGATCGACCGCTACACCTTGCACTGTCTCGGCAGCAACATAGATTCTCACCTCCTTCCGATGTCTTTGAAGGCCAAGGAGTGGACGGTCTTGCAGTGCACGTTGCGGGGGAAGCGGCGCTGCGCCTCGACGGCCACTGACTTGTTGAAGGCCACGTAGAGGAAGCGGAGGTGCGGCCGCTGCTCTGCGTACTTCACCAACATGGTCGTCTTCCCCGTACCTGTGGAGAAACAGCACGGACCTTTCAGACATGAATTCACTACAGACCCTCAACATTTACAGAAACACCACACTCAACATTTAAAACTTTCGGACACACGTTTACTTCTACCTGTTAAACCTATTTTTCATTCACTTCATAGCAGACATACCGCCCTGAAGAAACCTGTCATTACATGGTAGAAAGAATGTAGAATTTAGAATTTAGGCTtttaaagtcttcaaattaaATCTATAAAGAAAGAACGCCCCCTGGTGAcgttttagacattttacacTTAAACTGGTGTTCCTATTACACACAGAGTCCTCTGAATGTGGCGGACGGCAACAACCTACAAAAATTCTggaattaaactttttttaaattcggATGTAAATGCTTTGGATCAGAGCTGGGCTAAATAATCTGAATCAAATTTACACAGACAGTCTTTTGTTATTTACTTTGGCTGCCGTACCTGCAAAAGCCATGACCTTGACCACATGGTCCTCCTGGATCTCGTGACCGAggatctgctgctgctcatgGGTGAGCTGAATCTGAGGTCGGCtagcagaaacacacaaaaagacgcCTTGAACACATTGCTAAACCTTGGCAGACATACATAACTTCAGTTCTGTTTATATACAAATCTGTTGGCTGTTCTACAAACCTTCAACAAGTTGAACATATTTGTTGCGGCTCCAAAACAGTTTACAAAAGCACGAAGTTCTGTCCTACACCCTACAGGAAATCTGGACCTCACCTGCTCTCGGAGCTGACAGGGAAGGGCCCGTTCTCCATCAAATGAAGCACATAGTAGATGTTGTAATGCAACCTGTAGAGGCGGAAAAGAAAACAGGCTTGTGGGAAGGCTGACGAGCGCGATGACTGATGAGTGAATATAAGAAGCTGACATATGCAGCTCTCACCTGTCACTGATCTGAATCTTGCTCCTCTTCATCGCGAGCAATATCATGGCCACGTGGCTGAGGTATTCTGTGATGGCGGTGTACGACATGCAGCCGGAGAGCAGAGACACCAAGGCCTGCACGTCACCCACATTCTCGCATAGGATCAGTATGACAGCCATGGCCGCGTACGGGTTGGGACCCTGAGAGTCAGACATACACTATGTGAAAACCTTAAAAGTTCTATAGAAGTCATGTACACACTGTCAACCGGTTCAGTGAAAGAATGATGACAGCATCCTACAAACTTCTGGAAGGATACCGTGAATATCACTATGAGATCATCAAATGTAAATGACCCATGCTCTCCTCtcaagacatgttttaagacgtATATAAAAAAGTGTCAAAGTTATGTCTATTCAAGTTTCAATATCACAACTtgtgtaaactgaatattggGCTAGCATTGGCTACAAACTAtttatgatgtcacaaatcctccTGGCAGCCCGCCCCTTAAAATCTGATTTCCAATAagcacacagaaacatttcagtagatgaatgtgaaaacaaactctgcatatacatcattctgcacagtgaagcttaaaCCTTCAACTGTGAGAGCAAGAAGAAACACAGCTTTGAGTGGAAGGGGATTTTGACTTAACTCAAGCTGAAAATAAGATCCACTTTTAAACCCCATTTTCActgtatgattatcagatgacctttgtgtgtgtgtgtctgtgtctgtgtgagagaaaCAAACCTTAATACTGAGGTTTACGCACTGTGGAACCTTCGGAATTCGTAATCTGATGGAGGCTTCAGCCTGAGGGTAAAGGCGATGTTTCTTAACACACTCCAGGACGTCATCTGGCCTCACACGCTCACCCACCTTATGCTGGGCCATTACGCTGAACAACACAACAAAGACAGGATAATTACCACAGTGAACATTTGAAAATAGGTGCCAGCCTTTCCAAACTCTTGCTATTCGTCCACAACCTCACATTTGATCCGAACTGCTACCAGCTTTGTTTTTCTACAATTGGGCAGCTACATCTGAGGTTTTGCTAAAGAGGTTTttcttttaggttttttttaaaagatgaaaatgcTAACTTACACAACAAAATTTCGCATGGTCTGCTGGGAAAATGCTGGGTCTGTTATGCCGCTGCTAGTCAGGGAGGAGAGGACCTCCAGCACTGTGTACTTCTCCCTCATCATGAAGCGATAGTATTGTTTCTTGAAGGGCACGAActgcaaaagaaaacacacacacatataaacaaaaGTACACATCCCTTTTACTACCCTCAGCGATTGCTGCTAATATAACTTGATAAAACTCTGCGGTGTGTTTAACCTTGGTGTCCTTGACCATGTTGCTCCAGCGATGGCAGACGCGACTGATGTTACGGTAGAGGTCCTTGGCAGGCAAGAGGCACAGTACCTGCCGCAGCACCTCCTCTGGAAGGTCATCAATGCAGCCCTGTGGCTGCTGCAAAACTCTGCTGCTGCCCAGGAGCCCATAGTGCTCATCAGGGAGGGGCTCAACTTCCTCTTGGTTGTCAAATTCGTCATCATGCCCGAACATCTCTGCCGTCATCCCCTCCAAATAGTCCACGtccttcttctctgtctcaGTCTCTTGCATTTTTTCAGCAGCTAACAGAGTGAAATCGtcaatctcttcttcttcctcctcctcgtcagGGTCTGGAGCCTTCACAGCAGCTAACAGGCTGACATCATCATCGCTATCGtcatcgtcctcctcctcttccgcAACATTTGGTTCTCCTCTGGGAAAAACATCTCCATTGAGTCCATTAGTGCAAGTTGAGGAGCAGGGCTGAGCGGATTTTTGCGGGCTAGTACGGATGACTCCAGTCACTGAAAAGAAGTCATGGATGCCCTTCTGCTGCCCTGCAGGACTTCCTGAGGCAGATGCTGCTGGTaagaagacaagaagaaaaCTAGATTTAGTGACTGAAGTCAATTTTATGACTTCTAGCTTTTTTTTACtggacaaaaaatgttttttaagtaCACATGTAGAGAAACAAGTGATGTGtatgtaaatggactgtacttatatagcacctttctagtctacttaaagcgcttttacactacatgtctcattcacccaatcacacacattcatacactgatggcaggagctaccacgcagggtgccaacctgctaatcaggggttaagtatcttgcccaaggacatgttgactggaggagccgggaatcgaactgccaatcttaCAATTGGtcgacgaccgctctacctcctgagcttAGTTAGGAAATATCTCTTATGTTATTAAGGTGTATGACAGTGTACGTTTTTTGCACATTACCGCACTTCCGTCTCTTGGTGGGAGTCCTGGGGTAAAGCCCATTTGGGTTACGACTGCCATGCCCCTGGTTGATGGTTTGGGGCAGGGTGAGGGCGCATGTTCCCTCTGCCTGTCGTCCCAGTTCATCACACTCCTCTGCGTTCAGATGCCTCCTCTTGGCCTTCCCTAGGAAAGCACACAACATTATGTCATGTCAGCACAATGTCAGCTGTTCTACctatacagtatttacactATTCAGTCCTTAATGTGTGAACTTCATTAGTATTTATGATAGTGGTTAGTTAACACGTTagttcccccttttttttattggtgtttgtttgttttgcatgaaagtgaatgtgtgtgtgtgtgtgtgtgctggtatTTTAAACTTTGCTTTAAATGACTATCATGTTGATAAATTGTTGTCATGCTGCTGTTTAGCCCCTTGAACTGTGTGTCAAAACACATTTGACTTCATTGGCTCACCTGCAGGACTCTAAAGTTTATCATTGTGGATATTTATTAAGTTTATGGTCCTCAACCTTGTGTTGCATGCAGatcaataacacatttataaaacgAAAGTAAAAATCCTCCTTTATAAATCCAAGAAAATGAGCAACTTTAGCTTGCATATTGCATAAAAAGCAGAGAAGCGTGAAGCtgttttaaaactatttgtCTCGCAAGTGCATTATGTTTAACTACAGGCCTTAACTTTACTGTTATCTTACCTTTAGCTGCCACCTCCATCTTCGTTTTCAGTGCATCCGTGTTTTGGTGCGAAAGCCAAGTAACTTGTAATGAGTTCAGTTTAAGTTAACCAGGGTCAAGTTAGAAACTTAGCAAAAATGACGTCGTTGCATTATTCATTAGTTTAACTTGATGGAATAACAAATGAACCTTCACGTTTATTTTGGTAAAGTTAACGATAAACAACGACTGTTACCAGCCAGTTTAAATGTATGCTAACATTACAGCGACCACCAACACTTAAATGTGCAGGATAACTTAATGTCCACTAACTATCTATCGTCATTGACTGTATTTAAACGGTGTTAAACGTGAGCATATTTACGTTCAGGTGGATAGAGACATTATTTAggaaaacacaaatcaacattGTGGAATTTTGTGTTGGTGAAGAAGACACGTGATTGGCTGGCGCGTCTTCTTCTTTGAATTCTATTGGCGGTTAGCAAAGCAGCGTTAATGCACAGTATCGCCATCTACTGACTAAAGTTGAGCGGTGCAAGGCTGACCTGCACAaactagatagatagagagatagagagatagagatagatagatagatagatagatagatagatagatagatagatagatagatagatagatagatagatagatagatagatagatagatagatagatagatagatagatagatagatagatagatagatagatagatagatagatagatagatagatagatgcttTATTGCTGTCTGCCAGGCAGCCTCCAGCGAAGACTGAATATCCTTTATATGTTGtatgtgtcttgtttttatacATATGTACATTTGTACACAttaaagttttcattttaaacttaaatatatTTGGTTTCCCAGGTGTGCATACTTAAGACTTGTTTATCAAAGGATAAGATAACCGAAACCCTTTTAACactcattttttaacataatgtATAGTTCtttgatattttatgtttatttgcttACTCAGCTGTAAGAAACAAGTGTTTATTTACTGATGTATTGCAAAATTTGATGATTTGTTTGTCTTGATATAGTTCTTCACTGCAAGCACAGGAGGGCAATGGGTCCTCATGATACTCTATCCCCACAAAGGTGGTATTATTTACAGGACTATAGCATTAGGCGTACTAAGGAGTGTATGAGGCATTATTGTaacctcaaaaaaaaaaaaaagtcaatgaatttttatttatacagtgccaaatcacaacaaaagtcatctcaaggcacttttcacatagagcaggtctagaccgtaccctttaatttaattcaaatagaCCCAATATTCCCACAtaagcagcacttggtgacaacGGCAGGGAAAAACTTTAATGGGAAGaactgggctctaggtgggcaCCATATGTCTTGTGGGGTAGAGGAACTTTAAGACAAAAGCACAAATTCAGGTAAGAGCAACAGTAAcatcacttttatttattggtCAGTAATTTTTTATTGCTAAGGTAGGTACATCATCAATGTTCAGTTAATTGCACCGTGGGTCAttcattattagttattatcTCCATCAATGAAGTACAAAAACACTAATGTAACTTTAGTTAACTCCACTGCGGCTGCTACACACATTCATCGAAGAGAACAAGAATACAGAAGATAACCGCAGCCAGGCTTTACAACCTTCTTCACTTAGAGCCAGATTTTCATAGTAAAAGTGTTTAGAATTGGACTTTAGTTTTATTAAATTGGCAAAACAGTATGTTAGGTTATGTTAAGGAATGTTTTACGATCACTATCACTAAATGAAAATTACAACAAATTACAACTCGTTATTCTACTGGTAATCTCATAAAAACCTGGAAATGACTGTTGGGCACTTGTAAAGGCATGTGAAACCAGAGGCTGGAACATATTTAGTGTCAAATATTGTGGATGTAGTTATCAGTGTCCACATTATATATGCCTGGATAGAATATGTTTCAAGCGTTGAGGTGTTAGTAGTACCTCCATACTGAGAGCAAAGAGTGGTCCAGTACTTGTAGTATAAACAGGGCTCCTTCATAGGTTCGGTTTCTAAACCCAAGGCTCGATTTCTTGATTTTTGCTGTTCAgtttcatttacacacacacagctgtttttctCCTTCTGGCTGCCACATTGTTCGATAAATGGCAATTACACTCGACAgcaaaaaacaatttaaaatacgGGGTAACATTAAGTTTAAAACCGTAATGCAACAATTTTTCCGAACCGTTTGTACAGTTTGGAAATCATCCATTTCCAATTCTTCCAGTCCTGTGCAGGAGCCCTGTGTAACAGAAAAAGACAGCAGCCTGAACCCTCCTCATCACTGCTTGAGCACTGGGAGCTCCCTCGGCTTGAAGAACGCCTGCACCATCCCCATGGCGAAGATGTACACTTTAGCGTCCACCACGGTTTTCTCTTTCCGTAGCAGCTCTGTGGGATCAAACGAGAAAGCGACCGAGGAGTCAGACGGCTGTAAATGCTTTGTTTTCTGTATGTATCGACAGTGTCTGTGAGGTCTCACCGTCTATTTTCAACTGGAATTCGTCCAGAGGTAAAAGGATGACTTCAACAAATTctgggagaagaggagaagagcggtgtgttattgttgtgttaTGAGAAGAAGATTGTTTATGTGCATTTAAGTGCAAGAACATAACTCACCTCCATCACCTGTGTGGAAGACAAGAGGACAAGATGAGTTTGTAACATATATTATCAACATAAAATACAGTTGGcatgaacatttt encodes:
- the fbxo18 gene encoding F-box DNA helicase 1 isoform X1 → MEVAAKGKAKRRHLNAEECDELGRQAEGTCALTLPQTINQGHGSRNPNGLYPRTPTKRRKCAASASGSPAGQQKGIHDFFSVTGVIRTSPQKSAQPCSSTCTNGLNGDVFPRGEPNVAEEEEDDDDSDDDVSLLAAVKAPDPDEEEEEEEIDDFTLLAAEKMQETETEKKDVDYLEGMTAEMFGHDDEFDNQEEVEPLPDEHYGLLGSSRVLQQPQGCIDDLPEEVLRQVLCLLPAKDLYRNISRVCHRWSNMVKDTKFVPFKKQYYRFMMREKYTVLEVLSSLTSSGITDPAFSQQTMRNFVVVMAQHKVGERVRPDDVLECVKKHRLYPQAEASIRLRIPKVPQCVNLSIKGPNPYAAMAVILILCENVGDVQALVSLLSGCMSYTAITEYLSHVAMILLAMKRSKIQISDRLHYNIYYVLHLMENGPFPVSSESSRPQIQLTHEQQQILGHEIQEDHVVKVMAFAGTGKTTMLVKYAEQRPHLRFLYVAFNKSVAVEAQRRFPRNVHCKTVHSLAFKDIGRSYQSIGKLTSNLKPFAINLVLPKGRGGFRRAKVVATTLNTFMASADDTISISHVPTKDVIENEKPYFVRDAENIWDKMKEFVKTNNDAFYMTHDGYLKLWQLQKPRLSDQFDVLFIDEAQDCTPAIMDVMLSQQCGKILVGDPHQQIYTFKGAVNALHIVDHTHIYYLTQSFRFGAEIAFVGATILKVCKNVQKILVGGKQKGSVSDETADQVKMALRTGVSRCPGKTAVLSRTNASMFNEAVELTDVNPNCRIHYVGGVKGIGLNRILDIWRLMQGAHYQIKSIKDPLIRSFAKKKEQRFMALKKYAEQTEDHELESKLLTVERYRGRIPHLVTCLEKCFESDMYNADFILGTVHKAKGLEFDTVMVSDDFAKIPSPRHELHHHPTFAFDKFEDDEWNLLYVAVTRARSSLIITKNIHHILTVAGEYFLKSEMPSTLVKVDKPLPCSIGNCPNCITPGSSFIMCRKRLKYTDGESDSGPLCERCVWTRIGPIAFLMTDDVLSMAEIPERFEMPLGPHHVMLLGLI